From the genome of Muricauda sp. SCSIO 64092, one region includes:
- a CDS encoding DUF1569 domain-containing protein, producing MKTTLLLCSFLVATVLLMDNPKKECCSHFLKGELTEIEGYIAFRDSLNPAVSKVEVAWHLDHSLRTINEIHKAVKKSNPENYKGRINLGRTLLLLINKIPRGRAESPKIVTPPEVIHTDSLYGQLALARKNLTAYDSLPKKAFFEHPYLGIMDRKTSKKFLEIHTEHHLKIIRDILKK from the coding sequence ATGAAAACAACACTACTGTTATGCTCCTTTTTGGTTGCAACAGTTCTGCTCATGGATAATCCAAAAAAAGAATGCTGTTCCCATTTTTTAAAAGGAGAACTGACCGAAATAGAGGGTTATATTGCCTTTAGGGACAGCCTGAACCCTGCGGTTTCCAAAGTGGAAGTGGCTTGGCACCTCGATCATTCCTTGCGCACCATCAATGAAATCCACAAAGCTGTAAAAAAATCAAATCCGGAGAATTACAAAGGAAGGATCAATCTTGGTCGTACCCTACTTTTACTGATCAACAAAATCCCAAGAGGGAGGGCGGAATCCCCTAAAATTGTGACCCCTCCGGAAGTTATCCATACAGACAGTCTGTATGGGCAACTCGCGTTGGCAAGAAAAAATCTTACAGCCTACGACTCGCTTCCCAAAAAGGCTTTTTTTGAACACCCCTATTTGGGAATCATGGATCGCAAAACCTCCAAAAAGTTTCTGGAAATCCATACCGAACACCATCTAAAAATAATAAGGGATATTTTAAAAAAATAA
- a CDS encoding phytase → MKAYFLVFVAVSLLSCNQSKLPPIAPDIITEKTPNDTDDPAIWVNAENPSESIVFGTDKETNGGVYAFDLDGKIIGDKSIKNLQRPNNVDIEYGFRLNDSTRVDLLAFTEREKQQIRLFSVPDMKPLDNGGFPVFEDAKGFEQNLPMGIALYKSPRDSSIYTIVGRKTGPLEGYLYQYVLKPDSLGVRAELVRKFGKYSGQKEIEAIAVDDAEGYVYYSDEGVCIRKYYAEPSMGNTEISCFGGEHFLEDIEGIAIACYPNGGGYVIVSNQQLGEFNIFSRRENEFLKAVNLSTYGTDGCEVVTIPLNDTFPNGLFAAMNDTKEFYFYDLNKLGFKPN, encoded by the coding sequence ATGAAAGCCTATTTTTTAGTTTTTGTTGCCGTGTCCCTCCTTTCCTGCAATCAAAGTAAGTTGCCTCCCATTGCTCCTGATATCATTACCGAGAAAACCCCCAACGATACGGACGATCCCGCCATTTGGGTCAATGCGGAAAATCCTTCCGAAAGCATCGTTTTCGGGACGGATAAAGAAACCAACGGGGGCGTTTATGCCTTTGATTTGGACGGTAAAATTATTGGGGACAAAAGCATAAAAAACCTGCAAAGACCCAATAATGTGGACATTGAATACGGATTTCGATTGAATGACTCCACACGGGTCGATCTTTTGGCCTTTACCGAAAGGGAGAAACAACAAATTCGCCTGTTTTCCGTACCGGATATGAAACCATTGGATAATGGCGGTTTTCCAGTTTTTGAGGATGCCAAGGGTTTTGAACAAAACCTTCCTATGGGAATAGCACTGTACAAATCCCCAAGGGATAGTTCAATCTATACTATTGTTGGACGTAAAACCGGTCCATTGGAGGGCTATTTATATCAGTACGTATTAAAACCGGATAGTTTGGGTGTCCGAGCTGAACTTGTTCGAAAATTTGGTAAATATAGTGGCCAAAAGGAAATTGAGGCCATTGCCGTGGATGACGCGGAAGGCTATGTCTATTATTCCGACGAGGGCGTGTGCATTCGTAAATACTACGCCGAACCAAGTATGGGCAATACGGAAATTTCCTGTTTTGGAGGGGAGCATTTTTTAGAGGATATTGAAGGGATTGCCATTGCCTGTTATCCCAACGGTGGGGGATACGTCATTGTTTCCAACCAACAACTGGGGGAGTTCAACATCTTCTCAAGAAGGGAAAACGAATTCCTAAAAGCGGTAAATCTAAGCACTTATGGAACGGACGGTTGTGAGGTGGTGACCATCCCATTAAACGATACTTTTCCCAATGGCCTTTTTGCGGCCATGAACGATACCAAGGAATTCTATTTCTATGACTTAAACAAACTAGGGTTTAAGCCTAATTAA
- a CDS encoding TonB-dependent receptor encodes MKKTIAILIILTVHFGFSQTGTIKGIVVDKQSENPLEGATVELLNTEVATGVITDFDGRFTLTGVPLGRQAIRVSFIGYESATIPNVVVTTGKDVSVNITLLESFNQLDEIVLTTETNKDQPLNKAAAVSARQFGIEEVTRFSGGRSDVGRLAANFAGVSTPDDSRNDIVVRGNSPIGLLWRVEGIPTPNPNHFAAFGTTGGPVSAINPNMLKNSDFITSAFPAEYGNALGGVFDLGFRTGNVDDYEFTAQAGAFTGLEATAEGPMGKNKGSFLLAARYSLVGLVGGGAGGASTAVPNYADVSFNLNFGKGKLGTFSVFGILATSNIDFLGDEIDENDLFAAEDENLFVESRFGVLGLKHRLAIGKNSYLRTIIGGSLAQSEINAERFINKDTPEERLLPFFDTDDRESRLTFSTLFNSKISNKITFRSGVLLENFGLQSLLRDREEQPDNDGDGDPDLTTFRDVDESFVVLQPYVQGRFRITEKLALNAGLHSLYSALNEQFVFEPRAGLKYNITASQSLSLGYGLHHQPAPLPLLFINENVNGEAVQTNRNLDFVRSAHYVLGYDVKLAPSWRGKVEVYYQDIDNAAVESFPSSYSSLTEGADFVFDNDRTGLVNEGTGFNRGIEFTLEKFFSKGYYGLLTGSFFESRYEGSDGIERNTPFNNGYVVNFLTGREFKIGAAGRNVFFVDTRLATSGGQYFTPIDLEASQQAGFEVQQEDLAFSERFDNYFRWDVKFGIRLNSKTKKRSHQFYVDLQNVTNNENVFVRRYNRLTNQVDQVNQIGFFPDFGYKFQF; translated from the coding sequence ATGAAAAAAACAATTGCTATCCTAATTATTTTAACTGTCCATTTTGGTTTTTCGCAAACCGGAACCATCAAAGGGATTGTTGTGGACAAACAATCCGAAAACCCTTTGGAGGGAGCCACTGTGGAACTTTTGAACACAGAAGTTGCCACTGGGGTAATTACGGACTTTGACGGTCGTTTTACCCTTACCGGTGTCCCACTGGGAAGACAGGCCATAAGGGTAAGTTTTATAGGCTATGAAAGTGCTACCATCCCCAATGTTGTGGTTACCACGGGCAAGGACGTTAGCGTGAACATCACACTTTTGGAATCCTTTAACCAACTGGATGAAATTGTACTTACCACTGAAACCAATAAAGACCAGCCTTTAAATAAGGCCGCCGCAGTTTCGGCCAGGCAATTTGGTATAGAGGAGGTAACCCGGTTTTCCGGGGGACGCAGTGACGTGGGGCGCTTGGCTGCCAATTTTGCCGGGGTTTCCACTCCGGATGATAGCCGGAATGATATTGTGGTCCGCGGGAATTCCCCAATTGGGCTGCTTTGGCGCGTTGAAGGTATCCCAACACCAAATCCCAACCACTTCGCTGCCTTTGGCACTACGGGAGGACCTGTTTCTGCCATCAATCCCAATATGCTCAAAAACTCGGATTTCATCACTTCTGCCTTTCCCGCAGAATATGGGAATGCATTGGGTGGGGTATTTGATCTTGGATTTCGAACGGGAAATGTGGATGATTATGAATTCACGGCCCAGGCCGGGGCATTTACCGGGCTTGAGGCTACAGCAGAAGGCCCTATGGGCAAAAACAAGGGCTCCTTCCTTTTGGCCGCACGCTACTCCCTGGTAGGGCTTGTGGGTGGAGGCGCAGGGGGAGCTTCCACCGCCGTACCCAACTATGCGGATGTTTCCTTCAACCTAAATTTTGGAAAGGGGAAACTCGGAACCTTTTCGGTATTTGGGATTTTGGCCACTTCCAATATCGACTTTTTAGGGGATGAGATTGACGAGAATGACCTTTTTGCTGCCGAGGACGAGAATCTTTTTGTTGAATCCCGCTTTGGGGTCTTGGGGCTAAAACACCGTTTGGCAATTGGGAAAAACTCCTATCTAAGGACCATTATTGGGGGGTCACTGGCACAAAGTGAGATCAATGCGGAGCGTTTTATCAACAAGGACACTCCAGAGGAACGGTTGCTCCCATTTTTTGATACCGATGACCGTGAGAGCAGACTTACGTTTTCCACCCTTTTTAATAGTAAAATCAGCAATAAGATTACTTTTCGTAGCGGGGTATTGCTCGAGAATTTCGGTCTGCAATCCTTGCTTCGGGACAGGGAGGAACAACCGGACAATGATGGTGATGGTGATCCCGACCTTACTACGTTCCGCGATGTGGATGAATCCTTTGTAGTGCTACAACCCTATGTGCAGGGACGATTTAGGATTACTGAAAAACTTGCACTCAATGCCGGATTACACAGCCTTTACAGCGCCCTGAACGAACAGTTTGTCTTTGAGCCACGGGCAGGCCTAAAATACAATATCACCGCGTCCCAAAGCCTTAGCCTGGGGTATGGTCTGCACCACCAGCCTGCACCGTTGCCCCTCTTATTTATTAATGAAAATGTAAATGGGGAAGCCGTTCAAACCAACCGTAACCTGGATTTTGTTCGCAGTGCCCATTATGTCCTGGGTTACGATGTGAAATTGGCGCCCAGTTGGAGGGGCAAGGTAGAAGTGTACTATCAGGACATCGACAATGCCGCCGTAGAGTCCTTCCCATCCAGTTATTCTTCCCTGACCGAAGGGGCCGACTTTGTTTTTGATAACGATCGCACCGGTCTGGTAAACGAAGGGACAGGGTTCAACCGCGGTATCGAATTCACTTTGGAAAAATTCTTTAGCAAGGGATATTATGGTCTTTTAACAGGGTCGTTTTTTGAAAGTAGGTACGAGGGCAGTGATGGTATTGAGCGCAACACCCCTTTTAACAATGGGTACGTCGTTAATTTTTTGACCGGCAGGGAATTTAAAATCGGCGCTGCAGGACGCAACGTATTCTTTGTGGATACCCGTTTGGCCACCTCCGGGGGACAATACTTTACGCCCATTGATCTTGAAGCATCGCAACAAGCCGGTTTTGAAGTACAACAGGAGGACCTAGCCTTTAGCGAACGTTTTGACAATTATTTCCGCTGGGACGTAAAATTCGGAATTCGATTAAACAGCAAGACGAAAAAAAGGTCCCATCAGTTCTATGTGGATCTGCAAAATGTTACGAACAATGAGAACGTGTTTGTACGAAGGTATAACCGATTGACGAATCAAGTAGATCAGGTAAATCAAATAGGGTTCTTCCCTGACTTTGGATACAAGTTTCAATTCTAA
- a CDS encoding DUF1569 domain-containing protein, producing the protein MKKISWAVSILIIIVTVVSISNNRESDSDFLDGQLVEIEGYFDQRAIKNEAISQADVAWHLDHMLKTINRISENLLRSDPNAYTSKFNMQRIVVHTSGIIPRGAAQSPPSVRPPDVVLLDSLTAQLQKARQNLIDISSLDENAFFAHPVFDHLDRDQSRRFLEIHTNHHLKIIQDILEE; encoded by the coding sequence ATGAAGAAAATCTCTTGGGCAGTTTCAATTTTAATCATCATTGTTACCGTGGTTTCCATTAGTAATAACCGGGAAAGCGATAGTGACTTTCTGGATGGTCAACTTGTAGAAATAGAAGGTTATTTTGACCAAAGGGCCATCAAAAATGAAGCGATATCCCAAGCTGATGTAGCGTGGCATTTGGATCATATGCTCAAAACCATAAACAGGATTTCGGAAAATTTGCTTCGCTCCGACCCTAATGCGTATACCTCCAAGTTTAATATGCAGCGAATTGTTGTGCATACTTCTGGAATAATCCCCAGGGGCGCAGCCCAATCACCTCCCAGTGTAAGACCCCCGGATGTTGTGCTTTTGGATAGTTTAACGGCGCAACTCCAAAAGGCCCGGCAAAATCTAATAGATATTTCCAGTTTGGATGAAAACGCCTTTTTTGCCCACCCTGTTTTTGATCATTTGGACCGGGACCAATCCCGAAGGTTTTTGGAAATTCATACCAACCATCACCTAAAAATCATTCAGGATATTTTGGAGGAATAA
- a CDS encoding SDR family NAD(P)-dependent oxidoreductase — protein sequence MGFSNHFKKTFKAKYGSWALVTGASSGIGEALCKNLATMGMNIVLSGRNKEKLRSFSNSLEEEYGILTEVVIADISSTPEVYRMVEELRNISIGLFVASAGFGTSGHFREANLDEEIRMLKVNSLALMMLTHYFARKFAEQKKGGIVLMSSIVGFQGVPNASHYAATKAYVQSLGEGLYHELKPYGVDVIAAAPGPVDTGFGKVADMRMENALKPNDIAIPILKALGKKHTVFPGLLTKLLVSGLRTVPRWGKIRIMKMVMGKMTEHQQASL from the coding sequence ATGGGATTTTCAAACCACTTCAAAAAAACATTCAAAGCAAAATATGGTTCCTGGGCACTGGTCACCGGGGCCTCCTCTGGAATCGGCGAGGCATTGTGCAAAAATCTCGCCACTATGGGCATGAACATTGTCCTTTCGGGGAGGAACAAGGAAAAGCTACGCTCCTTTAGCAATTCACTTGAAGAGGAATATGGGATTCTTACCGAAGTTGTGATTGCCGACATCTCCTCTACTCCCGAGGTCTATAGGATGGTTGAGGAACTAAGGAACATTTCCATTGGGTTGTTTGTTGCCTCGGCCGGTTTTGGAACATCGGGCCACTTTAGGGAGGCAAATCTTGACGAGGAGATCCGTATGTTAAAAGTGAATTCCCTGGCACTGATGATGCTCACGCATTATTTCGCCCGGAAGTTTGCGGAGCAGAAAAAGGGTGGAATTGTTTTGATGAGTTCCATTGTGGGTTTTCAAGGGGTTCCCAACGCCTCCCATTACGCGGCTACAAAAGCCTATGTACAGTCTTTGGGAGAAGGCTTGTACCACGAGCTTAAACCTTATGGGGTGGATGTCATAGCTGCTGCTCCCGGTCCAGTGGACACCGGTTTTGGAAAAGTGGCCGATATGCGAATGGAAAACGCCTTAAAGCCCAATGATATAGCCATACCCATTTTAAAGGCCCTCGGCAAGAAGCATACCGTATTTCCCGGATTGCTGACCAAACTATTGGTATCAGGTCTTAGGACCGTACCCAGATGGGGTAAGATACGTATCATGAAAATGGTGATGGGGAAGATGACCGAACATCAGCAAGCATCACTCTAA
- a CDS encoding SRPBCC domain-containing protein — translation MKKSGFILAIAFCLISCVSTKEKVASGQPYTDQINWPNAYDPKKAGFFVHNEIDIRASPETVWNILIQAETWPNWYEGARNVAITSPDDTTILLEDAVFTWKTMGLNFESFIREYEPYSRLSWESKKNSIKGYHAWLIVPTDNGCKLITQESQTGFLTFMQKVFQPRKLEGLHQIWLEEIMQKAEQKDL, via the coding sequence ATGAAAAAAAGTGGTTTCATACTTGCCATTGCATTTTGCCTGATTTCCTGTGTATCAACGAAAGAAAAGGTGGCCAGTGGGCAGCCTTATACCGATCAAATCAATTGGCCAAACGCCTACGACCCGAAAAAGGCCGGTTTTTTTGTCCATAATGAAATAGACATTAGGGCATCCCCGGAAACCGTTTGGAACATTTTGATCCAGGCCGAAACCTGGCCCAATTGGTACGAAGGGGCACGAAACGTGGCCATAACAAGTCCGGACGATACAACAATCCTTTTGGAGGATGCTGTCTTTACGTGGAAGACCATGGGACTGAACTTTGAATCTTTTATACGGGAATATGAGCCCTACTCCAGATTAAGTTGGGAATCCAAAAAAAACAGTATTAAGGGGTACCATGCATGGTTGATCGTTCCAACGGACAACGGTTGCAAACTAATAACCCAGGAATCACAAACCGGTTTCCTGACCTTTATGCAAAAGGTATTTCAACCCAGAAAACTGGAGGGCCTACACCAAATTTGGTTGGAAGAAATCATGCAAAAGGCCGAACAAAAAGATTTATGA
- a CDS encoding LytR/AlgR family response regulator transcription factor, with translation MKAVIVEDEEFAAKRLGQLVAELAPEIRLEAILNSVESGTRWFSNNAQPDLIFLDIQLNDGYGFDILDGLEEHPPVIFTTAYNEFAIRGFKYNGIDYLLKPIVKDDLKKALEKFKKNITQNGRGTAENLEHLKQLFHKEYKHRFMVKVGNMFKSFNVEDIAYFKSHEGMICLYTHSGQSYPIEYTIDQLENILNPIHFFRINRKFMVSVKSVVEIHSYFNSRLLLKILPKEENQVIVSRERTTNFKRWLDM, from the coding sequence ATGAAAGCCGTCATTGTAGAGGATGAGGAATTTGCTGCCAAACGCCTGGGGCAGTTGGTGGCCGAACTGGCACCTGAAATCCGTTTGGAGGCCATACTGAATTCCGTGGAAAGCGGGACCAGATGGTTCTCCAACAATGCCCAACCGGACTTGATTTTCCTGGACATTCAATTGAACGATGGCTACGGCTTCGATATCTTGGATGGACTTGAAGAGCACCCACCCGTAATTTTCACCACGGCGTACAACGAGTTTGCCATTAGGGGCTTTAAGTACAACGGAATTGATTATCTGTTGAAACCCATTGTAAAGGATGACCTTAAAAAAGCGCTTGAGAAATTCAAAAAGAACATTACCCAAAATGGGCGGGGTACAGCTGAAAATCTGGAACATCTAAAACAATTGTTCCACAAGGAGTATAAGCATCGGTTTATGGTCAAAGTGGGCAATATGTTCAAGTCGTTCAACGTGGAGGACATCGCCTATTTCAAGTCCCATGAAGGCATGATCTGCCTGTACACCCATTCGGGTCAAAGCTATCCCATAGAATATACCATAGACCAATTGGAAAACATCCTGAATCCCATTCATTTTTTCCGAATCAACCGAAAGTTTATGGTCTCTGTAAAGTCCGTAGTGGAAATACACAGCTACTTCAACAGTCGTTTACTATTGAAAATCCTTCCTAAGGAAGAAAACCAGGTCATTGTATCCCGGGAACGTACGACCAACTTTAAACGCTGGTTGGATATGTAG
- a CDS encoding dienelactone hydrolase family protein, giving the protein MKKIAALLLVAGLIGIASCKPKKENTTDTKETQEELPVKVKGEEVTYATDSTNLKGYIAYDENVAGKRPGVLIVHEWWGHNDYVRQRADMLAELGYTAIAVDMYGDGKLADHPDDAGKFASSVMTNLPEATARFNAALDLLKSHESVDGDKIGAIGYCFGGSVVLTMANSGADLDAVAAFHSGVQLPVMPNDQLKAKVLVCNGADDPFISPESITGFKTAMDSIGADYNYISYPGVKHSFTSKEADANGEKFGLPLAYDADADKKSWDSLQALFAEAF; this is encoded by the coding sequence ATGAAAAAAATAGCGGCCCTATTGCTTGTTGCAGGTTTGATCGGCATCGCATCCTGCAAACCCAAAAAAGAAAACACCACTGATACCAAGGAAACCCAGGAAGAGCTTCCCGTAAAAGTGAAAGGGGAAGAGGTTACCTATGCCACCGATTCCACAAATCTTAAAGGATATATTGCCTATGACGAAAATGTTGCGGGAAAACGTCCTGGAGTTTTAATTGTCCATGAGTGGTGGGGACATAACGATTATGTGCGCCAACGTGCCGATATGTTGGCCGAATTGGGGTATACGGCCATTGCCGTGGACATGTATGGTGATGGCAAACTGGCCGATCATCCCGATGATGCAGGGAAGTTCGCGTCAAGTGTAATGACCAATCTGCCAGAAGCCACGGCACGCTTTAATGCCGCTTTGGACTTGTTAAAGTCCCATGAATCTGTAGATGGTGATAAAATTGGGGCCATTGGCTATTGTTTTGGTGGTAGCGTGGTCTTGACCATGGCCAATTCCGGCGCGGATTTGGATGCCGTGGCGGCATTCCACAGTGGGGTTCAACTTCCGGTAATGCCCAACGACCAACTAAAGGCCAAGGTATTGGTGTGCAATGGTGCTGATGATCCCTTTATCAGTCCTGAATCCATAACCGGTTTTAAAACCGCTATGGACTCCATTGGTGCCGATTATAACTATATCTCCTATCCCGGGGTAAAGCATAGTTTTACAAGTAAGGAAGCGGATGCCAATGGTGAGAAATTTGGATTGCCCTTGGCTTATGACGCGGACGCCGACAAGAAATCCTGGGACAGTTTGCAAGCACTTTTTGCTGAAGCGTTCTGA
- a CDS encoding sensor histidine kinase, translating into MFSKKGVRKFLFRWMVVNVVFLLIKLSVEHGQGEEGTFFEPTPIFYYLTAFLFFMVAWEYNDRLIYKQLERGGLDFKNSLIIFGKTMAVLVPMTAIIYYVALFPLRETIGIVCEDPVLEFRGNVLRAWLLGFAVIFVNLFYFTMKQKDELTRQMEDLKREMMVSQYAMLKNQISPHFLFNSLNTLTSLMYEDRDLASDFVTRLASSYRYILDNRERDLVTLQKELGFLDSFIFMMNVRHKQAVQIQLEIKVNPEKYVIPTLSLQMLVENALKHNRYSKEKPLKVVISSIQNDALAIKNNLQKRELKNGTTQLGIKNIKRRYAFYTNKQVLVREETDHFEVIIPLLDESITKMNLKAIS; encoded by the coding sequence ATGTTTTCAAAAAAAGGGGTTCGTAAGTTCTTGTTCCGTTGGATGGTGGTCAATGTGGTTTTTTTGTTGATAAAACTTTCAGTGGAACACGGCCAAGGGGAAGAAGGCACATTTTTTGAACCTACGCCCATATTTTATTACCTCACCGCTTTTTTATTTTTCATGGTCGCCTGGGAATATAACGATAGGCTGATTTATAAACAGTTGGAACGGGGCGGGCTTGATTTTAAAAACAGTCTTATCATTTTTGGTAAGACCATGGCGGTACTGGTTCCCATGACCGCCATAATCTATTATGTGGCCCTTTTTCCCCTAAGGGAAACCATTGGTATTGTTTGTGAGGATCCCGTTCTGGAATTTCGTGGAAATGTCCTTAGGGCCTGGTTATTGGGCTTTGCCGTGATTTTTGTGAACCTCTTCTATTTTACCATGAAACAGAAAGATGAACTTACACGTCAGATGGAAGATTTAAAACGGGAAATGATGGTATCCCAATATGCCATGTTGAAAAATCAGATAAGCCCACACTTTTTGTTCAACAGTCTAAATACCCTTACCTCATTGATGTATGAAGACCGTGACCTGGCTTCCGATTTTGTAACACGTTTGGCCAGTAGCTATCGCTATATTTTGGACAATCGCGAACGTGATTTGGTTACCCTTCAAAAGGAACTGGGCTTTTTGGACTCCTTCATCTTTATGATGAACGTTCGCCATAAACAGGCGGTTCAGATACAATTGGAGATCAAGGTAAATCCCGAAAAATATGTAATACCCACACTTTCATTGCAGATGTTGGTCGAAAATGCACTGAAACACAATAGGTACAGCAAGGAAAAACCGTTGAAGGTGGTCATTTCCTCCATTCAAAATGACGCCTTGGCCATCAAGAACAACCTGCAAAAGCGCGAATTAAAAAATGGGACTACACAGTTGGGAATCAAGAATATCAAAAGACGCTATGCCTTTTATACGAACAAACAGGTTTTGGTCCGGGAGGAAACCGATCACTTTGAGGTCATCATCCCGTTGTTGGATGAAAGCATTACCAAAATGAACCTAAAAGCGATTTCCTGA
- a CDS encoding peptidase M61 translates to MIKKFGLLVFALGILSACGTKNVVNDLATDNPIIAALDLVNSNDDKVAVSIDPGRFVTDTVLYRLPRVVQGTYSVSDFGKYIEGIKAFDYQGEELVVNKVDTNTWMFPNAKQLDRISYWVNDTFDQEVQGGIGEEVPFSPAGTNIEPKQIMLNLHGFIGYFDSLKNNAYQIDITAPSHFNYTSPLQEIESSTSEDGKTKNSVFLANRYFEVTDNPMMYGETEVEEFMVGDIKIVLSVFSPNKVHTAAGIKETVNKMMLAQKKYLGDLNSTPRYDILLYLSDTAKEDSPKGFGALEHHSSTVVVLPEQMEPEAFAESMIDIVAHEFFHIVTPLSVHSEDVHYFDYNAPTFSKHLWLYEGVTEYFAQHFQVYEGLIDKEEYYSRTTQKINASRSNYDDTMSFTQMSENVLKSPYKENYTNVYMKGALIGMCLDILIRENSDGSRSLLTLMKELSNTYGKNKPFVDDDLIQEITGMTYPVVGEFLNTHVVGTDPIDYGAFFEKVGLYFAEAEVETNYIQNAGNLIVGADPEKGAIKFNDLVTNNSFWNDNGAQPNDVFKSINGVEVSLANANQIFGEVFTWQPGKEIEVVLMREAEEVVIKTTTTPSYTKANTLMENPEASQGQKALRNAWLKR, encoded by the coding sequence ATGATTAAAAAGTTTGGTCTATTGGTCTTTGCCCTGGGTATACTATCCGCGTGCGGCACAAAAAATGTAGTCAATGATTTGGCCACGGATAACCCAATTATCGCAGCATTGGATTTGGTAAATAGTAATGACGATAAAGTTGCGGTTTCCATTGACCCGGGAAGATTTGTCACCGATACCGTACTATACAGGTTGCCCAGGGTAGTCCAGGGAACGTATTCGGTATCGGATTTCGGTAAATATATCGAAGGCATAAAAGCTTTTGATTATCAAGGGGAAGAATTGGTGGTAAACAAAGTGGATACCAATACTTGGATGTTCCCCAATGCCAAACAACTGGATCGAATATCGTACTGGGTCAACGATACCTTTGACCAGGAAGTACAGGGTGGTATAGGCGAGGAAGTCCCCTTTTCGCCTGCGGGAACAAACATTGAACCCAAGCAGATAATGTTGAATCTACATGGTTTTATAGGTTATTTTGATTCTTTGAAGAACAACGCTTACCAAATAGACATTACTGCCCCATCACATTTTAACTATACCTCCCCCCTCCAGGAAATTGAATCTTCAACCAGTGAGGATGGAAAGACCAAGAATTCGGTTTTTTTGGCCAATCGCTATTTTGAGGTAACGGACAATCCCATGATGTATGGCGAAACGGAAGTGGAAGAGTTTATGGTCGGGGATATTAAAATCGTATTGAGTGTTTTTTCTCCCAATAAGGTGCATACCGCTGCCGGGATCAAAGAGACGGTAAATAAAATGATGTTGGCCCAAAAAAAGTACCTGGGCGATTTAAACAGTACGCCCCGTTATGATATTCTACTTTATTTATCCGATACGGCGAAAGAAGATTCCCCAAAAGGTTTTGGGGCTTTAGAACATCATTCCTCCACAGTGGTGGTCCTACCGGAGCAAATGGAACCGGAAGCCTTCGCAGAATCCATGATAGATATTGTGGCACACGAGTTTTTCCATATTGTAACCCCTTTGTCCGTACATTCTGAGGATGTACACTATTTTGATTACAATGCGCCCACCTTTAGTAAGCATCTATGGCTCTACGAAGGCGTTACCGAATATTTTGCACAGCATTTCCAGGTCTATGAGGGCTTGATCGATAAAGAAGAGTATTATTCCAGGACCACACAAAAAATAAATGCGTCACGCTCCAATTATGACGATACCATGAGCTTCACGCAAATGAGTGAGAATGTCTTGAAAAGTCCTTATAAGGAAAACTATACCAATGTTTATATGAAGGGCGCGCTTATAGGAATGTGTTTGGATATCTTAATTCGTGAAAACAGTGATGGTAGTAGAAGCCTGCTGACCCTAATGAAGGAACTGTCCAATACCTATGGCAAAAATAAGCCCTTTGTTGATGACGATTTGATCCAAGAGATCACAGGGATGACCTACCCAGTGGTAGGGGAGTTTTTGAATACCCATGTAGTGGGGACCGATCCCATTGATTATGGTGCTTTTTTTGAAAAAGTGGGACTTTATTTTGCCGAAGCCGAAGTAGAAACAAACTATATCCAAAATGCAGGAAACCTAATTGTTGGTGCCGACCCTGAAAAAGGCGCCATAAAGTTCAATGACTTGGTAACCAACAATAGTTTCTGGAATGACAATGGTGCCCAACCGAATGATGTGTTCAAGTCCATTAACGGGGTGGAAGTGAGCCTGGCCAACGCCAATCAAATCTTTGGGGAGGTCTTTACCTGGCAACCTGGTAAAGAAATAGAAGTGGTCCTTATGCGTGAAGCTGAGGAAGTGGTGATAAAAACGACCACAACACCTTCGTATACCAAAGCGAATACCTTAATGGAAAATCCAGAGGCTTCCCAGGGACAGAAAGCGCTTAGGAATGCCTGGTTGAAGCGCTAA